Proteins co-encoded in one Paenibacillus antri genomic window:
- the mqnE gene encoding aminofutalosine synthase MqnE, whose amino-acid sequence MSTLVAGMDKRMAAIAEKVQNGVRLSIEDGLYLYETNDILTLGQLANQVNQRKNGNKVYFIENMTLYFTNVCEAHCAFCNYRRDPGEDGAFTLSPEEVIAFAEQHYHPGVREFHITGGHNNTVPFQYYVDSVRALKARFPDVTVKAYTGAEIEFFSRLSGMSFTDVLLTLKEAGLGTLTGGGAEILSERYRKKMSVDKATTDQWLEVHRSAHKIGMKTHATMLYGSIETIEERMQHMAYLRELQDETNGFMVFIPLAVQPKSRSAGIKRRTSAFEDMRMIAISRLMLDNFPHIKAYFINIGTQLTQMALTFGASDVHGTLVKERISHAAGATSAEGLTREELVWLIQGAGRTAVERDTFYNEIKVY is encoded by the coding sequence ATGAGCACGCTCGTTGCGGGTATGGACAAGCGCATGGCCGCGATCGCGGAGAAAGTGCAGAACGGCGTACGGCTGTCCATCGAGGACGGCCTCTACTTATATGAAACGAACGACATATTGACCTTAGGTCAACTGGCGAATCAGGTCAACCAGCGCAAGAACGGCAACAAGGTGTATTTCATCGAAAACATGACTCTCTACTTCACCAACGTGTGCGAAGCGCATTGCGCGTTCTGCAACTATCGCCGCGACCCCGGCGAGGACGGGGCCTTCACGCTCTCGCCGGAGGAAGTGATCGCCTTCGCGGAACAGCACTACCACCCGGGCGTTCGCGAGTTCCACATTACCGGCGGCCATAACAACACGGTACCGTTCCAGTATTACGTCGATTCCGTGCGCGCGCTCAAAGCCCGCTTCCCGGACGTGACGGTGAAGGCGTACACCGGGGCGGAGATCGAGTTCTTCTCGAGACTGAGCGGCATGAGCTTCACGGACGTGCTCCTGACGCTGAAGGAAGCGGGCCTCGGCACGCTGACGGGCGGCGGCGCGGAAATTTTATCCGAGCGCTATCGCAAGAAGATGTCCGTCGACAAGGCGACGACCGACCAGTGGCTCGAGGTGCACCGCTCCGCGCACAAGATCGGCATGAAGACGCACGCCACGATGCTGTACGGCTCGATCGAGACGATCGAAGAGCGGATGCAGCATATGGCGTATCTGCGCGAGCTGCAGGACGAGACGAACGGCTTTATGGTGTTCATCCCGCTTGCGGTGCAGCCGAAGTCGCGCAGCGCCGGTATCAAGCGTCGCACGTCCGCGTTCGAGGATATGCGCATGATCGCGATTTCGCGTCTCATGCTCGACAACTTCCCGCATATCAAGGCGTATTTCATTAACATCGGTACGCAGCTGACCCAGATGGCGCTCACGTTCGGCGCTTCCGACGTGCACGGCACGCTCGTGAAGGAACGCATCAGCCACGCCGCGGGCGCGACGTCCGCCGAAGGCCTTACCCGCGAAGAGCTCGTCTGGCTCATCCAAGGCGCCGGCCGTACGGCCGTGGAACGGGATACGTTTTACAACGAAATCAAAGTGTATTAA
- a CDS encoding helix-turn-helix domain-containing protein translates to MKERSNLGKFLDRKGISQEWLVKRTGISRNSISDLCDGTVENPRSVTRSKIIKALREIDPHVSASDFW, encoded by the coding sequence ATGAAGGAAAGATCAAACTTAGGAAAGTTCTTAGATCGTAAGGGGATCTCTCAAGAGTGGCTCGTTAAGAGGACAGGCATTAGTAGAAACTCAATTTCGGACTTATGTGATGGGACCGTTGAGAACCCGCGATCTGTTACACGTTCAAAAATAATAAAAGCGCTCCGCGAGATTGATCCCCACGTAAGCGCCTCTGATTTTTGGTAA
- a CDS encoding copper amine oxidase N-terminal domain-containing protein, which yields MIRIGKRGLLSIAAAGSMLGLIGCEAVGGVDVNRAVADMLDVKSSEGTLSLAWEIEAESKGNAEADRLADVFGSGAIVVTELLQEGQGTASMEGTIELSKGDIPFRMFVDEASMVLDVEGAKQPFELELNGFAGAGASGMLGGDMLPGALSGEAGQTAVSEIVTYILGHVPNPERTKLGSTTATIDGQSKSLATVTAEVGFEELTELVSTAVSAMLEDEAGLKAFIGTLYDALKPSLTEMAKESADPILKIALNNKALAVEFLYGQVAAALEGFAAELEADGALGSDLTPESGATLALLLDGAKPAGLDVGLYLEPATDAADGVGAIRIDVESRWWNANGAVKAKTIEGTAAPFPTEVKPRERLANVESGSLLYDILKNDLRITRHSFDMIMGANASVPDGVSPYIKGAGTTMVPVRYVSEQLDAKVAWDGATSTITIKDDVDGVTIVMKVGSKSATVNGVAQSLPEAPEIVASTNSTFVPIGFITVALGGEKGWDPASGTVTITKEF from the coding sequence CGGGCGGTCGCCGACATGCTCGACGTGAAGTCGTCGGAAGGCACGTTATCGCTCGCATGGGAGATCGAAGCGGAGTCGAAAGGGAACGCGGAGGCGGACCGGCTCGCGGACGTATTCGGCAGCGGCGCGATCGTCGTGACGGAGCTGCTGCAAGAGGGGCAAGGAACGGCTTCGATGGAAGGAACGATCGAACTGTCGAAAGGCGACATTCCGTTCCGCATGTTCGTGGACGAAGCGTCGATGGTGCTCGACGTCGAAGGCGCGAAGCAGCCGTTCGAGCTGGAGCTGAACGGATTCGCGGGAGCGGGCGCGAGCGGCATGCTCGGCGGCGACATGCTGCCTGGGGCATTATCCGGGGAAGCCGGACAGACCGCGGTATCGGAAATCGTTACGTACATCCTCGGCCATGTGCCGAATCCGGAACGCACGAAGCTCGGATCGACGACGGCGACGATCGACGGGCAGTCGAAGTCGCTCGCGACCGTTACGGCGGAAGTCGGCTTCGAAGAGCTGACGGAGCTCGTCTCGACGGCGGTATCCGCGATGCTCGAGGACGAGGCGGGGCTGAAGGCGTTCATCGGAACGTTGTACGACGCATTGAAGCCGTCGCTTACGGAGATGGCGAAGGAGAGCGCGGATCCGATTCTGAAGATCGCGCTGAACAATAAAGCGCTGGCCGTGGAGTTCTTGTACGGTCAGGTCGCGGCGGCGCTCGAAGGCTTCGCGGCCGAACTGGAAGCGGACGGCGCGCTCGGCTCCGACCTGACGCCGGAGAGCGGGGCGACGCTCGCGTTGCTGCTCGACGGGGCGAAGCCGGCCGGCTTGGACGTAGGCCTCTATCTCGAGCCGGCGACGGATGCCGCCGACGGAGTCGGCGCGATTCGCATCGACGTCGAGAGCCGGTGGTGGAACGCGAACGGCGCGGTGAAGGCGAAGACGATCGAAGGGACGGCGGCGCCGTTCCCGACCGAGGTCAAACCGCGCGAGCGGCTCGCCAACGTCGAAAGCGGCTCCCTGTTGTACGATATCTTGAAGAACGATCTCCGGATTACGCGCCATTCGTTCGATATGATCATGGGCGCGAACGCGAGCGTACCGGACGGCGTTTCGCCATATATTAAAGGAGCGGGAACGACGATGGTACCGGTCCGGTACGTCAGCGAGCAGCTGGACGCGAAGGTGGCGTGGGACGGCGCGACGTCGACGATTACGATCAAGGACGACGTCGACGGGGTCACGATCGTCATGAAGGTCGGCTCCAAGTCGGCTACCGTGAACGGCGTCGCTCAGTCGCTGCCCGAAGCGCCGGAGATCGTCGCGTCGACGAACTCGACGTTCGTGCCGATCGGATTCATCACGGTGGCGCTCGGCGGGGAGAAGGGCTGGGACCCGGCATCGGGTACCGTAACCATTACGAAGGAGTTTTGA
- a CDS encoding thioredoxin family protein, whose translation MKKLESVAAFDETIASSKPTVALFKADWCKDCVYIDPFMPDVAEKYADKITFLVVDRDAFPELGERYNILGIPSFVAFREGRETITFISKLRKTREEIEGFLDRVVQVSDELASSGR comes from the coding sequence TTGAAGAAACTCGAAAGCGTCGCGGCGTTCGACGAGACTATAGCGTCCTCGAAGCCGACGGTGGCGCTGTTCAAGGCGGATTGGTGCAAGGATTGCGTCTATATCGACCCGTTCATGCCGGACGTGGCCGAGAAGTACGCGGACAAAATCACGTTCCTCGTCGTCGACCGGGATGCGTTCCCGGAGCTCGGGGAGCGGTATAACATTCTCGGCATTCCGAGCTTCGTCGCGTTCCGCGAAGGGCGCGAGACGATCACGTTCATCAGCAAGCTGCGGAAGACGCGCGAAGAGATCGAAGGCTTCCTCGATCGCGTCGTGCAGGTGTCCGACGAGCTGGCGAGCTCCGGCCGATAA
- a CDS encoding HesB/IscA family protein, translating to MIDISELASEKIKQLMAADGMTDAYLRLGVKTGGCSGFTYGMGIDEEVTEADDTLELNGLKVVMEKDSVKYLRGLQIDYKESAMGGGFTINNPNAIATCGCGSSFRTKEEAGVPGEC from the coding sequence ATGATCGACATTTCCGAATTGGCTTCGGAGAAGATCAAGCAATTGATGGCTGCGGACGGAATGACGGACGCGTATTTGCGCTTAGGCGTGAAGACGGGCGGCTGCAGCGGATTCACATACGGCATGGGCATCGACGAAGAGGTGACCGAAGCCGACGACACGCTCGAGCTGAACGGCTTGAAGGTCGTCATGGAGAAGGACAGCGTCAAGTATTTGCGCGGCCTGCAGATCGACTACAAGGAGTCGGCGATGGGCGGCGGGTTCACGATTAATAATCCGAACGCGATCGCGACGTGCGGCTGCGGCTCGAGCTTCCGGACGAAGGAAGAGGCGGGCGTGCCTGGCGAGTGCTAA
- a CDS encoding NAD(P)/FAD-dependent oxidoreductase, producing MRNIVILGGGYGGFTVASELLQDRLPDDCRLTLIDRMPFQGLKTEYYALAAGTVSDLALRVAFPVDPRLLMKYGEVLAVDLEAKRVLMENDDPIEYDLLVIALGCVDKYHGIPGAEQFSCSIQTFSSSRRTYQQINDVKPYGQVSIVGGGLSGVEVAAELRESRPDLNIRILDRGPSVLSAFPGKAQDYVRSWFLEHDVEMRGHVAISRLEQGVLYDRDAVIETDVTVWTAGIQPSPIVQRLPGAKDNIGRMLLTEHYYLPEDDSVFVVGDCASLPFAPSGQAAEAQGKQVAEIIHARLRGEGNVRLKQIKLKGVLGSLGKKAGFGVMGRTTLMGRVPRLLKSGVLWMSKVHIG from the coding sequence ATGCGAAATATCGTTATTCTCGGCGGAGGCTACGGCGGATTCACCGTCGCCTCCGAATTGCTGCAGGACCGTCTCCCGGACGATTGCCGCCTGACGTTGATCGACCGCATGCCCTTCCAAGGGTTGAAGACGGAATATTACGCCCTCGCGGCGGGAACCGTCTCGGATCTCGCGCTTCGCGTCGCCTTCCCCGTCGATCCCCGCCTCTTGATGAAGTACGGCGAAGTGCTCGCCGTCGATCTCGAAGCGAAACGCGTATTGATGGAGAACGACGACCCGATCGAATACGATCTCTTGGTCATCGCCCTCGGCTGCGTCGATAAGTATCACGGCATCCCCGGCGCGGAGCAGTTCTCGTGCAGCATTCAGACGTTCTCGTCGAGCCGGAGAACGTATCAACAGATCAATGACGTGAAGCCGTACGGCCAAGTGTCGATCGTCGGCGGGGGCCTCAGCGGCGTCGAAGTCGCGGCCGAGCTGCGGGAAAGCCGCCCGGATCTGAACATCCGCATCCTCGACCGCGGACCGAGCGTGCTGTCGGCGTTCCCCGGCAAGGCGCAGGACTACGTCCGTTCCTGGTTCCTCGAGCACGACGTGGAGATGCGGGGCCATGTAGCCATCTCTCGCCTCGAGCAAGGCGTCCTCTACGACCGGGACGCCGTCATCGAGACGGACGTTACCGTATGGACCGCCGGCATCCAGCCGAGTCCGATCGTGCAGCGGCTGCCGGGCGCCAAGGATAACATCGGGCGTATGCTGCTGACCGAGCATTATTATTTGCCCGAAGACGACAGCGTGTTCGTCGTCGGCGATTGCGCGAGCCTGCCGTTCGCGCCGAGCGGACAAGCCGCGGAAGCGCAAGGCAAGCAGGTAGCCGAGATTATCCATGCCCGCCTGCGCGGGGAAGGAAACGTACGGCTGAAGCAGATCAAGCTGAAGGGCGTTCTCGGCTCGCTCGGCAAGAAGGCCGGCTTCGGCGTCATGGGCCGCACGACGTTGATGGGCCGCGTGCCGCGCCTCCTGAAGAGCGGCGTGCTCTGGATGTCCAAGGTGCATATCGGGTAA
- a CDS encoding Cthe_2314 family HEPN domain-containing protein: MLRKMCDEPPRTDDAQMRNILALTNELAVKYGKLRDGEQAGRAQTLVAWMKSLASSFDELEQSVHCAIQFAGRVQHDFMEEMGPEERADFRRHLYFYKNAFIRVFSVLDKLGSFMNDVFGLHAERVKERYSYFTVLRCMREARAEPELLRRLDDTRNKYREPVQDLRLMRNHEVHAINTELLDEDGRLRLRPRDPRTPIEDLRRNVAMLQAGYAMAGESLHAVLQYCNKRA; the protein is encoded by the coding sequence ATGCTTCGGAAAATGTGCGACGAACCGCCAAGAACCGACGACGCCCAAATGCGGAACATTCTCGCGCTGACGAACGAGCTGGCGGTCAAATACGGCAAGCTCCGCGACGGGGAACAGGCCGGACGGGCGCAGACGCTGGTCGCTTGGATGAAGAGCCTCGCTTCGTCGTTCGACGAGCTGGAGCAAAGCGTGCATTGCGCGATCCAGTTCGCCGGGCGGGTGCAACACGATTTCATGGAAGAGATGGGTCCGGAGGAGCGGGCGGATTTCCGCAGGCATCTATATTTCTATAAGAACGCGTTCATCCGCGTCTTCTCGGTGTTGGACAAGCTCGGCTCGTTCATGAACGACGTCTTCGGACTTCATGCGGAGCGGGTGAAGGAGCGGTATTCGTATTTTACGGTGCTTCGGTGCATGCGCGAAGCGCGCGCCGAGCCCGAGCTGCTTCGGCGGCTCGACGACACGCGGAACAAATACCGCGAGCCGGTCCAGGATCTTCGGTTGATGCGGAACCACGAGGTGCACGCGATCAACACGGAGCTGCTCGACGAAGACGGGCGGCTGCGGCTTCGTCCGCGCGACCCGCGGACGCCGATCGAGGATTTGCGCCGCAACGTGGCGATGCTCCAAGCGGGCTACGCAATGGCCGGCGAATCGCTGCACGCGGTGCTGCAGTACTGCAATAAGCGCGCATAA
- a CDS encoding tyrosine-type recombinase/integrase has translation MALKKRERRVSGRSNHVEYPKLTFGQAVDFVVSAKRAEGLRDRSLVDYVKHYGYFTKWLSEVHPEIRHVDEITTGIIRDHIAYMRHDAVRYDGHKYINAENQRVGLSDTTVNIRLRTLKAIFNQLVRDEMIESNPFDNVKLIRQDVDLTNALTDDEVKAILAQPNQRDFVGFRDFVAINLMLDSGMRVSEMLSLRAADIDFQTRFITLPGERNKNRKPRMIPISTYSSKLLLQLIGENKEHFSTDRLFLSSYGEPVSANHFNKRLKYYGEKAGVSGKKMTAHVYRHTWAKGMVLNGADPFTIQKMGGWSDIRTMRRYIQMDTAEMRASHDSYSPINKFAKKRI, from the coding sequence ATGGCGTTGAAAAAGCGTGAACGTCGCGTGAGTGGACGGTCGAACCACGTTGAATATCCGAAGTTAACGTTTGGGCAAGCGGTTGATTTCGTGGTAAGCGCGAAGAGGGCGGAGGGATTGCGGGATCGCTCCCTCGTCGATTACGTGAAGCATTACGGATACTTCACGAAATGGCTGTCGGAGGTACATCCGGAGATCCGGCATGTGGACGAAATTACCACGGGGATTATTCGGGATCACATCGCATACATGCGCCATGATGCGGTAAGGTACGACGGACATAAGTATATCAACGCGGAGAATCAACGAGTCGGATTATCGGATACGACTGTGAATATTCGGCTCCGTACTTTAAAGGCGATATTTAACCAATTGGTACGCGACGAAATGATCGAGTCGAATCCGTTTGATAACGTTAAGTTAATCCGCCAGGACGTCGATTTAACAAACGCCTTAACGGACGATGAGGTAAAGGCGATATTGGCGCAACCGAATCAACGGGACTTCGTTGGATTCCGGGATTTCGTGGCGATTAACCTCATGTTAGACTCCGGTATGCGTGTATCGGAAATGTTAAGTTTACGGGCGGCCGACATCGATTTTCAGACGAGATTTATTACGCTGCCTGGCGAACGGAATAAGAATCGCAAGCCACGGATGATACCGATCTCGACGTATTCCTCGAAACTGTTGTTGCAACTCATCGGCGAGAACAAGGAGCATTTCAGTACCGATCGGCTATTCCTCTCGTCATATGGCGAACCTGTCTCAGCGAATCATTTCAATAAGCGGTTGAAATACTACGGGGAGAAGGCTGGCGTCTCCGGGAAGAAGATGACCGCGCACGTATACCGTCACACATGGGCGAAGGGTATGGTCCTTAATGGCGCCGATCCGTTTACAATCCAGAAGATGGGCGGATGGTCTGATATCCGAACTATGCGCCGCTACATTCAGATGGATACGGCCGAAATGCGCGCGAGCCACGATAGTTATTCGCCGATAAATAAATTTGCGAAGAAAAGAATCTAA
- a CDS encoding COX15/CtaA family protein, whose product MKKGGSAVRALALAACIGMFLVLLMGATVTQTESGRGCGDDWPLCNGKFVPDYTITSIIEYSHRVVSGVVGLLILAAAIAVFLRVPRRAPRLYSAGALFFTVLQAGLGAAQVMNPQSDAILALHFGISLLAFTLTLLTVTSVRAYFRGDRSIEAGKPVTGGFRLAVWLTTLYSYVVVYTGAYTSHTDSGGGCAGFPLCNGQVVPSALEGATAVAFVHRTAAYLLFAVVLALALYTWRTYASRRDISNGAMWSLVLVVAQVLSGGLLMALSGTNSYVLGTLLHTMIISVLFAVLSYLSITVWEAGRADRR is encoded by the coding sequence ATGAAAAAAGGTGGAAGCGCGGTTCGCGCGCTCGCGCTCGCGGCGTGTATCGGGATGTTTCTCGTGTTGTTGATGGGCGCCACGGTGACGCAGACGGAGTCCGGCCGCGGCTGCGGCGACGACTGGCCGCTGTGCAACGGCAAATTCGTGCCGGATTATACGATTACGTCGATTATCGAATACAGCCATCGGGTCGTCAGCGGCGTCGTCGGGCTGCTGATCCTGGCTGCGGCGATCGCGGTGTTCCTTCGCGTCCCTCGCCGCGCTCCGAGACTATATTCGGCAGGAGCGCTTTTCTTCACGGTGCTGCAAGCCGGACTCGGCGCCGCGCAGGTCATGAATCCGCAGTCCGACGCGATTCTCGCCCTGCACTTCGGTATTTCGCTGCTCGCCTTCACGCTTACGCTGCTGACGGTCACGTCGGTAAGAGCATACTTTAGAGGCGACCGATCGATCGAAGCGGGCAAGCCGGTGACCGGCGGGTTTCGTCTCGCGGTATGGTTGACGACACTGTACTCGTACGTCGTCGTCTATACGGGGGCGTACACGAGCCACACCGACTCGGGCGGCGGCTGCGCGGGGTTCCCGCTGTGCAACGGACAAGTCGTCCCGTCCGCGCTCGAAGGGGCGACGGCGGTCGCGTTCGTCCACCGGACCGCCGCTTACCTGTTGTTCGCGGTCGTCCTCGCGCTCGCGCTGTACACCTGGCGGACGTACGCGTCGCGGCGGGACATCTCGAACGGCGCGATGTGGTCGCTCGTCCTCGTCGTCGCGCAAGTGCTTAGCGGCGGCCTGCTAATGGCACTGTCGGGCACGAACAGCTATGTGCTCGGGACGTTGCTGCATACGATGATCATATCGGTGTTGTTCGCGGTGTTGAGCTACTTAAGCATTACGGTTTGGGAAGCCGGACGGGCGGATCGGCGCTGA
- a CDS encoding YuzB family protein: MNRLVEFCTNNMHHGTDTILRRLEEERPDVETIEYGCLGNCGMCYLEPYVLVDGEIVAAETAEALYEKIVQKLNEAAIDPFADLPLD, encoded by the coding sequence ATGAATCGTTTGGTCGAATTTTGCACGAACAACATGCATCACGGGACGGATACGATCTTGCGCCGGCTCGAAGAAGAGCGGCCCGACGTCGAGACGATCGAATACGGCTGTCTCGGCAACTGCGGCATGTGTTACCTGGAGCCGTACGTTCTGGTCGACGGGGAGATCGTCGCGGCCGAAACCGCCGAAGCGCTCTACGAGAAAATCGTCCAAAAATTAAACGAAGCGGCGATCGACCCGTTCGCCGACCTTCCGCTCGATTAA
- a CDS encoding replication-relaxation family protein translates to MLESQRRKIARHDAILSTLAKLDYANRSQLQRLHDLRSDRNARKVLDGMREFISSFRSDSGENVYHLNKSGRERVNSAIVRNKLSTCGHYLMRNDAYIYYGAPADWKNEARIKADGEGTSHIIVDSYFMYEMRRHFLEVDHKQHMSKNKEKIERYKRLKATGVFQEKLRYFPRLVWITLTEARRKQLAEWCDGLDVTIHLWDEIR, encoded by the coding sequence ATGTTGGAGAGCCAACGAAGGAAAATCGCGAGGCACGACGCTATACTCTCGACATTAGCTAAACTCGACTACGCCAACCGGAGCCAATTACAGCGGCTTCACGACCTCCGAAGCGATCGGAACGCACGGAAGGTGCTCGATGGGATGCGCGAGTTCATATCGTCATTTCGGAGTGACTCCGGAGAGAACGTATACCACCTGAACAAATCCGGCCGCGAGCGGGTGAATAGCGCAATCGTCCGGAACAAACTTTCGACATGCGGCCATTATCTCATGCGGAATGATGCGTACATCTACTACGGAGCGCCGGCGGACTGGAAGAACGAAGCGCGAATCAAGGCCGACGGGGAAGGGACATCGCATATCATCGTCGATAGTTATTTCATGTACGAGATGCGGCGCCACTTCCTCGAGGTCGACCATAAGCAGCACATGAGCAAGAACAAAGAGAAAATCGAGCGCTACAAACGCTTGAAGGCGACGGGCGTGTTCCAGGAGAAGCTCCGATACTTTCCGCGGCTTGTGTGGATCACGTTAACGGAAGCGCGCCGGAAGCAGCTCGCCGAATGGTGCGACGGTCTCGACGTTACGATTCATCTTTGGGACGAAATCCGATAA
- a CDS encoding FtsK/SpoIIIE domain-containing protein codes for MILEIFGFTAAGGLLTWTYLDRAGVSDSAKIQRIANNCGINVKEDGKVRTIQLLKKRRISGGMEYVYRLPLGLSFDDVRAKQAHLEDGLNHKRGILDLTVDDLKTIRIGGDLIPQIKTLLAGKKHRKEIVMDYDGTLRIRVYAAPMPSLVAFDDRTIDACGKAGGWLICVGETREGTVFHDFDQIPHMVVAGTTRYGKSVFLKNVITTLVTTKAKDARFTLLDLKGGLAFSRFRDLRQVETVAKDVDESLAALTKVHEEIKRRQREFLAKGYEDITEANLKQRHFIVIDEGAELASAGETNTELKRKKAQCEHIVAEIARIGGGLGYRLIYCTQYPTADTLPRQAKQNSNARVCFRLETDVASRVVLDETGAESLPLIKGRAIYRTDRKLIVQTPYIENAFIDRTIRPHIVIKAREETAPNVGEPTKENREARRYTLDIS; via the coding sequence TTGATACTCGAAATTTTCGGATTTACAGCGGCCGGCGGTCTGTTAACGTGGACGTATTTGGATCGCGCAGGCGTGTCGGATTCGGCGAAGATTCAGCGAATCGCGAACAATTGCGGAATCAACGTAAAGGAAGACGGAAAGGTTCGGACGATTCAATTGCTGAAGAAGCGGCGGATCTCCGGCGGAATGGAATATGTCTACCGGCTCCCGCTCGGATTATCGTTCGACGACGTCCGGGCGAAGCAAGCGCATCTCGAGGACGGGTTGAATCATAAGCGCGGCATTCTCGATCTCACCGTCGATGATTTGAAGACGATCCGGATCGGTGGCGATCTCATACCGCAGATAAAGACGTTGCTCGCCGGTAAGAAGCACCGGAAAGAGATCGTGATGGATTACGACGGTACGCTTCGGATACGAGTCTACGCGGCGCCTATGCCGTCTCTCGTCGCGTTTGACGACAGGACGATAGATGCGTGCGGGAAGGCCGGAGGATGGCTTATATGCGTCGGAGAGACGCGAGAGGGAACCGTGTTTCATGACTTCGATCAAATTCCGCACATGGTCGTCGCAGGCACGACGCGTTACGGTAAATCCGTCTTCCTGAAGAACGTCATAACGACGCTCGTCACAACGAAGGCGAAGGATGCCCGGTTCACGTTGCTCGATTTGAAGGGCGGGCTCGCCTTTAGCCGTTTCCGGGATCTCCGCCAGGTCGAGACGGTTGCGAAGGATGTCGATGAGAGCCTCGCTGCACTCACGAAGGTACACGAAGAGATAAAGCGGCGTCAGCGGGAATTCCTCGCCAAAGGGTACGAAGATATCACGGAGGCGAATTTGAAGCAACGCCATTTCATCGTAATCGACGAAGGGGCGGAGCTGGCGAGTGCCGGTGAAACGAATACGGAGTTGAAGCGGAAGAAAGCGCAATGCGAGCATATCGTCGCGGAGATCGCGCGGATCGGCGGCGGACTTGGGTACCGGTTGATCTATTGCACGCAATATCCGACGGCCGACACGTTACCGCGGCAAGCGAAGCAGAATTCGAATGCGCGCGTATGCTTCCGATTGGAGACCGACGTCGCCAGCCGCGTTGTACTCGACGAAACCGGGGCGGAGTCGCTTCCGCTCATCAAGGGCCGCGCGATCTACCGGACGGACCGGAAGCTCATCGTCCAGACGCCGTATATCGAGAATGCGTTCATCGACCGGACGATACGGCCGCACATCGTAATCAAAGCGAGAGAGGAGACGGCGCCGAATGTTGGAGAGCCAACGAAGGAAAATCGCGAGGCACGACGCTATACTCTCGACATTAGCTAA
- a CDS encoding SDR family oxidoreductase — protein MESRTGKPLAGRTALVTGSARGLGRMTALELAALGCNVAVNYVRSEADAAELVERLRAAGVRAAAIRADVADPAAPKRLVADVERELGAGVDILVNNAGPFIRERRRFAEYAEDEAEALMQGNLLGPMRLDRLVIPGMRERRWGRIVHFGFGRAGEARGWPHRAAYAAAKVGLVSLTKTLAVEEAASGITVNMVCPGDIRGEHKEMGIEDVRGLADPESPGQRPGAGEDVARVVAFLCDPASDYVTGNVIEVTGGFDPIRNYIPQG, from the coding sequence ATGGAATCGCGAACGGGGAAGCCGCTCGCAGGCAGGACGGCGCTCGTCACGGGGAGCGCCCGGGGACTTGGGCGCATGACGGCGCTAGAGCTCGCGGCGCTCGGCTGCAACGTCGCCGTCAACTATGTCCGAAGCGAGGCGGACGCGGCGGAGCTCGTCGAACGGCTTCGCGCGGCGGGCGTGCGCGCGGCCGCGATTCGCGCCGACGTGGCCGACCCGGCGGCGCCGAAGCGGCTCGTGGCCGACGTCGAGCGCGAGCTGGGCGCCGGCGTCGACATCCTCGTGAACAATGCCGGGCCGTTCATCCGGGAGCGCCGGCGCTTCGCGGAATACGCGGAGGATGAAGCCGAGGCGCTCATGCAGGGCAATCTGCTCGGCCCGATGCGGCTCGATCGGCTCGTCATCCCTGGCATGCGGGAACGCCGGTGGGGACGCATCGTGCACTTCGGCTTCGGCCGGGCCGGCGAAGCGAGAGGATGGCCACACCGAGCGGCTTACGCCGCGGCGAAGGTCGGTCTCGTCTCTCTGACGAAGACGCTCGCCGTCGAGGAGGCGGCTTCCGGCATTACGGTGAACATGGTATGTCCGGGAGACATTCGCGGCGAGCATAAGGAGATGGGCATCGAGGACGTCCGAGGGCTCGCCGATCCGGAATCGCCGGGGCAGCGTCCGGGGGCGGGAGAAGACGTCGCGCGCGTCGTGGCGTTCCTGTGCGATCCGGCGTCGGATTACGTAACCGGCAACGTGATCGAGGTGACCGGAGGCTTCGATCCGATCCGCAACTACATCCCGCAAGGATAA
- a CDS encoding NifU family protein, producing MTTNTDEKMYDEVLEVLDKLRPFLQRDGGDVELVEIEDGIVKLRLMGACGSCPSSTITLKAGIERALTEEIEGVKEVMQVF from the coding sequence ATGACGACGAACACCGATGAAAAAATGTACGACGAAGTGCTCGAGGTGTTGGATAAATTGCGTCCGTTCCTGCAGCGCGACGGCGGTGACGTAGAACTCGTAGAAATCGAGGACGGCATCGTGAAGCTTCGTTTGATGGGCGCTTGCGGCAGCTGCCCGAGCTCGACGATCACGTTGAAGGCGGGCATCGAGCGCGCTCTTACGGAAGAGATCGAAGGCGTCAAGGAAGTTATGCAAGTATTTTAA